The Coffea arabica cultivar ET-39 chromosome 10e, Coffea Arabica ET-39 HiFi, whole genome shotgun sequence region CAAATTTCTACACCAATTGCCCACACGCAATAAGATTTGAATTGTCTTTGGAGCAAGTGAGACTCGATAGGAATCAATCACCCTAGTCCCAACACTAAAGGTGGCCTCGGATGCTATGATAGTGATGGAAATGGCCTATATATCAACAGCCAACTCAGAACATATAGAACCGAGTATGCAAGCCAGTTGGTCCTCCACCCATCTAAGCAATCGAACTCCTTTGGATTTTGTCCACTTGGCTGGCCAGACTTGTCTAAATAGTCCAGCAATTCAGTCTTGTGGGGCTCATTGGTCTCGAGTTCGCCATAATACTCATCCAAGTCATCCCAACAATCTGCTAAAGGTCGAGAAGGATCGTGGCTAGAAGCTGAAGTATTTGTTGAAGTCTCTGAATGTGCACTTGCACTATTAGCCATAGCAGCATACTCTTCATAAAGGTCAAAGATGGCTTTCCAAACTTTTGTAATATTCTCTTGAGTCTCACAATGCGAGTACATTTTAGGAAAGGTGAACTCTATTGCTCGTATTTTCTGCCTTGGATTTAAAATAGCCGCAACAGACATCAATAAAATGCATTTGCTCCAGTATATATCAAACTTTACCTTCATTCTTGTAATCATTACTTGGACAAAATCATCTTCGTCATTCACTCTTGCATCCAACAATTTCTTAACCTTCAAGACCTCTAAGAGCAATAGGTTGGGGGTTGGATACTCACTCCCTGAAATTATGTGTGTGGTTatgtagaatttctcaaaaatggTGCAGACCTTTTCTACTTTTTTGTAATCATTAGCAGATGGACACAAATCATAAAAGGGCTCATAATCTTGGAAACGAGGAAAAACCTCCTTGTACTTCACAACACAACTCAACATCTCGTATGTGGAGTTCAATCTTGTCCTACAGTCGTGGAGTAATTTTTTTCCAAGAATTTGAAGTTGTTGAGCAATTTCTGCAAATAGCAATGCCCTAGCATCGGATTTGTTCACAAAATCCACATTGTCCCTAATATTTTCATAGGTATCCACTATCTTCTTCAGGCCATCTTGAACCATAAGCTTCAAGACATGGGCGCAACAATGGACATGAAATAGTTTTCCTCCACCTAGTAGTTTCTTGCATCTGCTAAAGTCATCTTTCAACAATCTCAtggttgtgacagccccactttccccttaggcgaaccagagggttcagcggaccgcctgcccagctctcgccgggactcagtcgttcactcatacaaatcagaaatagagccacaagaaagagcaaaacgaggatccaaaacttaaaacaaaacttatatacattgctatctcagaaagaagtacaaccgtcgagaacacaaaagttctcaagtcaccatacaaccaacccgtgccaagcactagggcgagaattaaaacaaaatcaaaACTAGACCTagccagtcgatacagagctctcgcccctgctcgccttcccctgttaaggaaaacaaaactaaagggatgagctaaaagctcagtgaggttccgaacatgggatcaagccataa contains the following coding sequences:
- the LOC113711343 gene encoding zinc finger BED domain-containing protein RICESLEEPER 2-like, yielding MRLLKDDFSRCKKLLGGGKLFHVHCCAHVLKLMVQDGLKKIVDTYENIRDNVDFVNKSDARALLFAEIAQQLQILGKKLLHDCRTRLNSTYEMLSCVVKYKEVFPRFQDYEPFYDLCPSANDYKKVEKVCTIFEKFYITTHIISGSEYPTPNLLLLEVLKVKKLLDARVNDEDDFVQVMITRMKVKFDIYWSKCILLMSVAAILNPRQKIRAIEFTFPKMYSHCETQENITKVWKAIFDLYEEYAAMANSASAHSETSTNTSASSHDPSRPLADCWDDLDEYYGELETNEPHKTELLDYLDKSGQPSGQNPKEFDCLDGWRTNWLAYSVLYVLSWLLIYRPFPSLS